CCGCCGGGGGAGTTCGTCCGGCCCGCTCCACCCCGGGCGCAGCAGGCGCCGGTAGCGCGCCAGCGCGTCGGGGTCGGTGACCAGATGGCAGTAGCCGGTGACCACGACGCTCCAGCCGAGGTGGGTGACGGCGTCGATGGCGTCCGCCTCATAGGCGACGACCACGCCCCCGGCGCCGGCCCACCGGTCCCGGATGGTCAGTGCGGCGCCCTCGTGGGTGCGCAGCACGATGTCGCCGTCGTCCACGAGATGCGGGACGGGGTGGATCGCCGGCAGCGCGTGGCGGGTGAAGACGATCCGGCCCAGGGAGACCGTGCCCAACAGCCGCAGGGCCTCCGCGCGGTGCAGGGCCGCACTGCGGCGCGGCCCCTCTGCGGCTGCCCCGCCCTGCCCGGTGCGGGCCGCGGCGCAGTGCCCGGCCGACGTGTCGTTCACCACCCGCTCCCTCTCGTCCGCACACGCTGACCTGCCCAGTAGACGATCACCGGCCACCGCGCGCCAGGGGCCGTTCGGCCCCTAACGCGCCGCCGCCGGCCTCGGCCGGACCCCGCCGGCGTCGAGCAGCGGGTCG
This genomic stretch from Streptomyces nigrescens harbors:
- a CDS encoding pyridoxamine 5'-phosphate oxidase family protein codes for the protein MNDTSAGHCAAARTGQGGAAAEGPRRSAALHRAEALRLLGTVSLGRIVFTRHALPAIHPVPHLVDDGDIVLRTHEGAALTIRDRWAGAGGVVVAYEADAIDAVTHLGWSVVVTGYCHLVTDPDALARYRRLLRPGWSGPDELPRRERPHEHVLRIRPDLVTGVRLTA